From a region of the Bacteroidia bacterium genome:
- the trxB gene encoding thioredoxin-disulfide reductase, which translates to MNLHTHCLIIGSGPSGYTAAIYASRADLKPIMLTGLQPGGQLTITTEVDNFPGYPDGVQGPEMMEDLRKQALRFGTDIRYEMATKVDFSKRPFSVTVDDKYEITADSVIVSTGASAKWLGLPSEQTFNGFGVSACAVCDGFFYRGQDVAIVGGGDTAAEEATYLAKLCRKVYMLVRKDELRASKAMQTRVFNTKNIEVLFNHETLEIVGEQTVNGVMVKNVLENKTYKLDVGGFFVAIGHKPNTDIFKDWLTMDETGYIKTVPGSTFTNIPGVFAAGDAQDKIYRQAVTAAGSGCMAALDAERWLASEGIH; encoded by the coding sequence ATGAATCTTCATACTCATTGCCTCATCATCGGAAGCGGTCCTTCAGGTTATACCGCTGCTATATATGCTTCCAGAGCCGATTTGAAACCAATTATGCTTACCGGTTTGCAGCCTGGTGGTCAATTAACCATTACTACCGAAGTGGATAATTTCCCAGGTTATCCCGATGGTGTTCAAGGCCCCGAAATGATGGAAGATCTTCGCAAACAAGCCTTGCGTTTCGGAACCGATATTCGCTATGAAATGGCTACCAAAGTGGATTTCTCAAAAAGACCTTTCTCCGTTACCGTTGACGATAAGTATGAAATTACAGCCGATTCTGTAATTGTATCAACAGGCGCCTCAGCCAAATGGTTGGGCCTTCCTTCCGAACAAACGTTTAATGGCTTTGGTGTCTCTGCTTGTGCTGTTTGTGATGGTTTTTTCTACCGTGGACAAGATGTAGCTATCGTTGGTGGTGGTGATACCGCGGCCGAAGAAGCTACTTACCTCGCAAAACTTTGCCGTAAAGTGTATATGCTTGTTAGAAAAGATGAATTAAGAGCTTCTAAAGCCATGCAAACCAGGGTGTTCAATACCAAAAATATTGAAGTTCTTTTTAACCATGAAACCCTTGAAATCGTAGGCGAACAAACCGTTAATGGGGTAATGGTGAAAAATGTGCTTGAAAACAAAACCTATAAACTGGATGTAGGTGGTTTCTTCGTAGCAATTGGACATAAACCCAATACCGATATTTTCAAGGACTGGCTAACTATGGATGAAACCGGTTACATTAAAACAGTTCCTGGAAGTACCTTTACCAACATCCCAGGCGTTTTTGCAGCAGGTGATGCCCAAGATAAGATCTATCGCCAGGCCGTTACGGCAGCAGGTTCAGGTTGCATGGCCGCCCTCGATGCCGAACGTTGGTTAGCCTCTGAAGGTATTCACTAA